In a single window of the Gossypium hirsutum isolate 1008001.06 chromosome D02, Gossypium_hirsutum_v2.1, whole genome shotgun sequence genome:
- the LOC107909848 gene encoding teosinte glume architecture 1-like isoform X1, whose protein sequence is MESAPSSASFKRARPPGSGNQVPSCLVDGCTADLSKCRDYHRRHKVCEVHSKTPKVSIRGQEQRFCQQCSRFHSLVEFDEGKRSCRKRLDGHNRRRRKPQPNALTVNSGSLLSNPPGSRYLLFSSPQIFSTTSMTDSSTGAVKVKTDISSSLNFSSRNSSFVGASSLNYKGERQFSFLQSANSSHPGVSVCQPLVNANPSSSNGGISQKMLLNGLNRTVESNRALSLLSSQPAETREISLSPMMQSGSTSSLIPNLQYKGLGMEGEQVGTILATDQSANTDLHGNGVFRIGHPGSSASGTHHRLTFSWE, encoded by the exons ATGGAATCAGCACCGTCATCTGCTTCGTTTAAAAGGGCTCGGCCGCCTGGTTCCGGTAACCAAGTACCTTCATGCTTGGTTGATGGTTGCACTGCGGACCTCAGCAAATGCAGGGACTACCATCGACGCCATAAAGTATGCGAAGTCCACTCTAAAACCCCAAAAGTCTCAATTAGGGGTCAAGAACAACGATTTTGTCAGCAGTGCAGCAG GTTTCATTCGTTAGTGGAGTTTGACGAAGGGAAACGAAGCTGCCGGAAGCGTCTAGATGGACACAACAGACGGCGGAGAAAGCCTCAACCTAATGCTTTGACTGTAAATTCTGGAAGCTTACTTTCAAATCCCCCAG GGAGTAGATATTTACTATTCAGCAGCCCCCAAATATTTTCCACTACATCCATGACCGATTCTTCGACTGGGGCGGTGAAAGTCAAAACCGATATAAGTTCATCGTTAAACTTCAGCAGCCGAAATAGCTCGTTCGTTGGAGCCTCATCTCTCAACTACAAAGGAGAAAGGCAGTTCTCATTCTTACAAAGTGCTAATTCATCACACCCAGGAGTTTCTGTTTGTCAACCGCTTGTCAATGCTAATCCTTCATCAAGCAATGGTGGCATCAGCCAGAAAATGTTGTTGAATGGGTTAAATCGAACCGTCGAGTCTAATCGTGCTCTCTCTCTTCTGTCATCACAACCGGCTGAGACTCGGGAGATTAGTTTGAGCCCTATGATGCAGTCTGGCTCAACCTCATCCTTGATCCCAAACTTGCAATATAAAGGTCTAGGAATGGAGGGGGAGCAAGTAGGAACCATTTTGGCCACTGATCAAAGTGCCAATACTGATCTCCATGGAAATGGAGTGTTTCGAATCGGACATCCCGGATCATCTGCAAGTGGTACTCACCATAGACTCACCTTCTCATGGGAGTAA